GAAAACGGCCTGCGTGGAGGCAGGCGAGGTGTTTGCGATAGCCGCCGAAGATTTCGTCACCGCCGACGCCGTTGAGCAAAACGATGATGCCCATATCGCGTGCGGCTTGCGAGATGAGATAGGTGTTCACGGCGGCGGGATCAGACAACGGCTCGTCCATGTGCCAGACCATCTTTGGCAGCAGCTCGGTGATCTTCGGCTCGATCTCGAATTCATGCAGCTTGAAGCCGAACTTGTCGGCGACGACGCGGGCGTAGGTGGCGTCGTCGCTGGCTTTTTCGAATTTGTTGTCCTGCGATGAAAATTTGATCGTGAAGGCGTCGATGCGGCCCGTGTTATGCCGACGCATGAGGGCGCTGATGAGCGAGGAGTCGAGTCCGCCGCTCAAGAAGGTGCCGACGGGCACATCGGCGATCATTTGCATCTCGACGGCTTTTTCGATGAGGTCGCCGATCTGCTCGATGGCTTGGTTTTCGTCGGTGAGCGTCTCGGTGGGCTGGAGTTTCCAGTAGCAGCGCGTTTCGAGTCGTCCGTCCTGCCAGGTGAGGGTGTGGCCTGCTGGGAGCTTGTCGATGCCGAGGAAGCCGGTGCTGGGGGCGATGAGGAAGCGGTTCGGATTGCGCAGCGCCTCGTCATCGCGCTGCGCGGCGACGAAGGGGCATGCGAGCAGCGCTTTGATCTCGGAAGCGAAGGCGAGACCACCGCCGCTGGTTTTGGTGAAGTAGAAGGGCTTGATGCCGAGCTGGTCACGCGCGGCAAAGAGCCGACGCTTGTCCAAATCGAGCCACGCGAAGGCGAACATGCCGCTGAGTTTGTTCAGGCAGGCTTCACCCCACTCGATGAGCGCGGCGAGGAGCACCTCGGTGCCGCTGCTGCTGCGGAAGGCGTGGCCTTTGGCCTCCAGCTCGGCGCGGAGCTCGCGGTAGTTGTAGATCTCGCCGTTGAAGCTGATCCAGTGGCGTCCGCAGGTGCTGCGCATGGGCTGCGCACCACCGGGCGAGAGATCGACGATGGCGAGGCGATTGTGCGCGAGGCCGCTGTTCATTTCCGCGAACCACTGCACGCCGGAAGCGTCGGGGCCGCGGTGGCGCATGGTCGCGTTGATGCGCCCCAGCAGAGTGGAGTCACCGCAGTTGAGGAAGCCGGCGATGGAGCACATCAGAAGAAAAAAGGGTCCACAGATTTCGCAGATTACACAGATTGGCTGAGGCCTGACGCTGAGGCTGCATCTGTGAAATCTGCGTAATCTGTGGATGATTGGAGTGTGGTCACGAGCCAGCGGTGTTTGCCTGCGCTGGTTTGTTCGACGTGATCGGTGACGCGGAGGGTGAGCGTGAAATCATCGCCGAGTTTTTGCATCAGGCCGCTGTGGATGACGGCTTCGCATTCGCGGGACCAGTTTGGAGAGGGAAGGAGGTGACATTCGGCCTCACCGGGTTGGTGCTGATGGAACTGCACGGCGAGCAGGCCCTCAAAAATGTCGTCGTGCATGTTGATGGCGGTGAGGGAGATGCGGCGACCGGTGCGGCTGATGAGGAATTCGTAATCACGACCGGTGATGGCCTCGACGACACGCCACGAGGCAGATTCGGCCACTTTGGCGAAGTCGCCGGTGCGGTAGCGGATGAGCGGCATGACGTGGTTGTGAAACGAAGTGCCGATGATCTCGCGATTGCCCTCCGCATCGGCCTCGCCGAACTCGACGTAGCCGTACGTTGGCCAAAAATATAGCGCGGTGCTGCCAGGGCGCTGTGCGGCGAGCACGACTCGCTCGCTGTGACCATACCAGTGCATGACGGGCACTTTGAAGTAAGCCTCAAGCAGGCGCTGCGCTTCGGCGCTGAGTTTTTCCGAGCCGCAGAGCAAGGAGGTGAGCGGAAAGTCGAGTTTGATGCCCAACTGCATGAGCATGAGCGCGGCGCTGGGATAGCAGAGCAGATGCTTTGGCTGAAAGCGGTTCAGCTCGTGTGCAAAGTCGCGGAGACGTGCGGCGGTGAGGTGGTAGGAGGAAAGCACGAGCCAGTCGCGTGTGGCGTCGTGGTAGCTGATGGTGCCGTCCGCACGGGTGGAGGTGACGCCGCCACGAATGACGGCGACGCGGTCACCGACATTGTAGCCGCAGCGTGCCCAGGTGGCGTCGAGGTAGGCCTGCTCTTTGGGCCTGCTGATGCCTTTATGCAGATCAAAACCGACTGGAATGCCGCTGGAGCCGCCGGTGGTCATGGGGAGGCGTTCATGACGCAAAGCGGGATTGGCGAGGTTTTCGCGTTCACGGAGCAATTCGTCCTTGGTGAGCAGCGGATAGGCCGAAAGCTGCTCCAGCGACTCAAACCGCGATGGATCGACGCCATGCTCGGCGAAGCGCTTGGCATAAAAAGGTGCCTTTGAAGCCGCGAGGAGCGATTCACGCACCGCTGCGGTCTGGTAGCGACGAATCGCGTCTGCGTCCCAGTTTTCGACTTCACGAGCTTCCCGCTGAAACGTCGGAAACGCCGGCCCATTCCGCCACGAGGCCGGTATGGCGCGATAGACCGTGCCCGCGAGCAGCTTCACGGGCTGCGGCGCACGCTCATAGAGCTTCAGGAGCGGATAGAGGCTGTCTTCGAGGTGCATTAGCGAAGCACTCGCAGTGCAGCGATGGCGGCACCGTAGCCGTTGTCGATATTGACGACAGTGAGGCCACTGGCGCAGGAGTTCAGCATGGTGAGCAGCGCGGCGACGCCGCCAAGGCTCGCTCCATAGCGTACGCTTGTCGGCACGGCGATCACCGGTGCGGCGACGAGGCCACCGATGACGCTGGGAAGGGCACCATCCATGCCTGCAACGGCGATGATGAGACTGGCACTGCGTATGAGGTCTAACTTGGAAAGCAGACGGTGCAAACCAGCGACACCGACGTCACTCACGCGGGTGACTTTGACCCCGGCGAACTCCAGCGTCTGCGCAGCCTCTTCGGCGACTAGTTGGTCGCTCGTCCCTGCACTGATGACAAGGATGGGAGCGAGTGGAATGTCTCGCTCCATTTGGCCGATTCGGTAGAGGCGAGAAACACCATCATACTGGCCGGCGGGGAAGCGCTGGGAGAGCTCAGCGGCGATTTCTGCACTGACTCGCGTGGCTAGGGCACTGCCATTCGCGGCGAGCAGCGCAGTGAGAGCGTCAGTGATCTGAGTGAGTGTTTTCCCCTCGGCAAAAACCGCCTCAGGGAAGCCCTGGCGGATCAGGCGGTGCGTATCCGTCAGCACGTCACCCACTTCGGTGAAGGGAAGCGTGCGAAGGCGCTCGAGCGCAGCTTCCGCAGCCAGTTTGCCCTGACTGACTTGGGAAAGCAGATCGCGCAGC
This genomic stretch from Verrucomicrobiaceae bacterium harbors:
- the asnB gene encoding asparagine synthase (glutamine-hydrolyzing); amino-acid sequence: MCSIAGFLNCGDSTLLGRINATMRHRGPDASGVQWFAEMNSGLAHNRLAIVDLSPGGAQPMRSTCGRHWISFNGEIYNYRELRAELEAKGHAFRSSSGTEVLLAALIEWGEACLNKLSGMFAFAWLDLDKRRLFAARDQLGIKPFYFTKTSGGGLAFASEIKALLACPFVAAQRDDEALRNPNRFLIAPSTGFLGIDKLPAGHTLTWQDGRLETRCYWKLQPTETLTDENQAIEQIGDLIEKAVEMQMIADVPVGTFLSGGLDSSLISALMRRHNTGRIDAFTIKFSSQDNKFEKASDDATYARVVADKFGFKLHEFEIEPKITELLPKMVWHMDEPLSDPAAVNTYLISQAARDMGIIVLLNGVGGDEIFGGYRKHLACLHAGRFQSLTPQWLRSGLSRVVDALPVATKSRGLLLPRMMKRFMSYASLPEAERYLAADLALTPQRFAELYRGANYHATPFWLRQQAALNAPGLSYLTRMCLNDTQVFLPEHNLTYSDKATMAASIETRPPLVDKDVAEAMFRAAPHLRIQGSIQKHLLKRIGAKYLPHDVVYRPKASFNSPLRSWMRGPLRSVIDEFLSDTQINARGLHEAKVVRRMIEDDRAGREDHSMWLWTLLTTELWHRTFLDKTPSGPVTL
- a CDS encoding phenylacetate--CoA ligase family protein, producing MHLEDSLYPLLKLYERAPQPVKLLAGTVYRAIPASWRNGPAFPTFQREAREVENWDADAIRRYQTAAVRESLLAASKAPFYAKRFAEHGVDPSRFESLEQLSAYPLLTKDELLRERENLANPALRHERLPMTTGGSSGIPVGFDLHKGISRPKEQAYLDATWARCGYNVGDRVAVIRGGVTSTRADGTISYHDATRDWLVLSSYHLTAARLRDFAHELNRFQPKHLLCYPSAALMLMQLGIKLDFPLTSLLCGSEKLSAEAQRLLEAYFKVPVMHWYGHSERVVLAAQRPGSTALYFWPTYGYVEFGEADAEGNREIIGTSFHNHVMPLIRYRTGDFAKVAESASWRVVEAITGRDYEFLISRTGRRISLTAINMHDDIFEGLLAVQFHQHQPGEAECHLLPSPNWSRECEAVIHSGLMQKLGDDFTLTLRVTDHVEQTSAGKHRWLVTTLQSSTDYADFTDAASASGLSQSV
- the larB gene encoding nickel pincer cofactor biosynthesis protein LarB translates to MNEARLRDLLSQVSQGKLAAEAALERLRTLPFTEVGDVLTDTHRLIRQGFPEAVFAEGKTLTQITDALTALLAANGSALATRVSAEIAAELSQRFPAGQYDGVSRLYRIGQMERDIPLAPILVISAGTSDQLVAEEAAQTLEFAGVKVTRVSDVGVAGLHRLLSKLDLIRSASLIIAVAGMDGALPSVIGGLVAAPVIAVPTSVRYGASLGGVAALLTMLNSCASGLTVVNIDNGYGAAIAALRVLR